The sequence below is a genomic window from Anopheles cruzii chromosome 3, idAnoCruzAS_RS32_06, whole genome shotgun sequence.
TCGCGCCTGCAGCGGCCCTTCGAGCTGAGCCGCCGGCCTCCGAAAACAATCTGGAAAACATATGATTTACGGTTTAATCATTACCCCGCACGGTTGATAAATTCTACCATTCATTACGTTGCTGTttcgccgggtttttttttttcttccgcttccggcttGGCGCGGGATTTGCAAAAATGGCCCGAAACGAAACTCAAACACAAAGCAACTCTTCTGGAAGCAAACttgaaaaatggcacatcATAATTCACCGCAGCGCACGAGACGCGGGACGAACGGGAACGGCTTTTCCTTTAAGACGGAACACCCTTGCGGCTCCGTAAGAAGCCGGCCTTACGGCCGATCGAAGCCCTCGCGCCCCGCCGTGTCCATCaatcattttaaaattgaCTTTTCGATTCACGaccaccggcgacggtggcgtgCCTCGGTTCGTGATCAAGTTTTCAGACCCCCCCACTCGCAACGGGGTCCTTGCACCCGCCAAGAGCGTGCTGGGAACGGTCGTGGGAAAAACCACGGCCGCATGATGGAAGTTGCGCTTAACGCTAATTAATGTGTTTGACATTTCAAGAGcatggccgccggtggcgcgAGCAGAAAAATCTTCATcgcggtttgcggttttccgGCTAATGGCGTTGACGGTTATTTGTGTCGAAATTGGAGCAAATTGCCCACAGCCGCCCCGGATTGCGAACCATAACGCGACCATCCCGTCCAGTGCGTCCCGCTAACCGTTACCGTCATAAACAGGGTGTCTGCCGCCGAAGCATATTGCCTGCGTTTTTATTAGCTTTCACGGAAAAGCACAAGATTCCCGACACCGAAGAAAAGTGGAATTTTCTGTTCAAAATGTTATTACGAGCTCCTCGACGCTCGGGCTCGGTTTGAAGTTTGCCCACATCGTTGGCTGCGCCCCGACCCAGGCCGCCCAAGAAACGGGCACAAATTTGTCTTATCATAACGGAAAATCAATAAAGTCGGCTGGAAAACAGACCTCGACGTCTGCCACTCGCAGACACTACGGCCGGTTGTTGGGAAGAACTGGGTCCGTGGTGCTTGGGTTGTGCGGGGAGTTTTGAAGGAATTCCTTCATCGGATGTGAGTCGGGACCGGTTTGCACGAGAGCGGCATGTTCACAGCCGCCACAGCAGCGTGGCGCGCCTGCTAGTGTTGTTGtagtaaatattgaaattggTGTTcaaccaccaggcgcctccactaATGGTGGACGATTAATCATCACTAATTGTGTGCTAAATATTGCGGgaaaccgtggccgtggcgttgaCGTGGCCACCGAACCTTTTCTTAGGTGTAGCTCATAATTAatggccgtttgtttttgtgggATCTTCAATAAGCTACCTACCGTACAAGCCGCCGAATTCCATTATTAAAGAGTACGCTtcgaacaaacgaactgtTTTGCTGCACTTTCCGCCACCGCGTGTCTGTGTGAAAcaagtaaaaaagaaagaatagGTCATCATGTAGGCAACAACGGGCCACTACTCCCTTAACGCTTACAATGCGGTCCTCATTTGCATACGAATGTATCCGACGTTGCCTAGCACTCAGCATACTAAATGAGCGTACTCTGCGTTATGCATGGATAGTTGCCGCTTCTCAGTCGCATACTCCAGCTTTAGTTGATGATGAGTTGAGTTTTAATCCGCAGCAGTGTTTGAAGTGTCCTCTTAGAAATGTAAACTATGATTGAGAGGTAGATCCAATCAAATGTTTTTGCTGGGCTTATGCGACATCGCATGCCAATAATCGCAAGATGATATCGAAAGTGTTGTCATGCCCACTAAATTAGGTAGGTAATCTGTGACTCTTGTGTGTGTCTCATTGATTTAGAAACAGGTGAATTATCAGAAACCGTTTCTTGattcaaatgttttaattCGTAACGtacgcagcggcagcaaccggaTTAAAGTAGATTACAAAAACTACGAGTGTACGGAAGCCTTCGTAACTTCAATAAAATACAACCTACACTTTTCCCtacaaaatattttattccaacggtattttttactttattttagGTCGTTTCTTTTGCTTGTGATTTTGAAATTACCTACTTCTGGCAACACTGCACAGCAGGCCAACTGACAGCTCTCTGTTTTGACTGTTGTCGATTGtttaatcaaacaacacaaactATTTTGCTGAGAGTTTTGCGTTGTTGTGCTGTTTTCGCGTTCTCTAATCGAATTAGATTGTGTCGAAGTCGAATTAGTTGTGTGCGTGTCTTGTCTGTGAGTGCTTTGTGTGTAAAGAAAGGCAATATATTTTCCTGCCGTACTATGTGCGATTGAAAACAGAACGGTTTATTGTGGAAATCCGTGTCCGTTGTCTAATAATGAGGCCATAGGGCAGTGCCCGTGTCGATGCAACAtcaaataacaacaaaatgaCGATCAACTTCAACCAGCACGATTCACGAAACGGTGACCCAATGGTCGTTGCGGATTAATTGCGAACCAGTGCAGCGGAAAGATTCCAAAGAaatcagaagaaaaatgtgtgtctcGTTCTGCGTCCAATGGCGCATCTGGCTACGGCCACTCCTAGTGATCCTGTACATCCTgttcgtcatcatcgttgtcCCGTTACTAATAGTCGATTCGGTTAAGGACGGGTTCACGCACAAAGGCCAACTCATCCTGATCGGCGGTCTGTTTGTCCTCTGCGCGATACCGATTTCGATATGGCAAATTGCACAACACATCATCCACTTCACCCAACCGCTGCTGCAGCGACACATCATTAGGTACCTGTTCCTATTCCTCTTCTTACCGAGACGAATAATTCTCCAGCTAATCTGATCCCGGAAGAGACTAGAATCCATCCAGTTGCAGATTAGATAAGACATGTTTTCTCGTTTATTACTACCCGTTCAAACAATGTTTGACCACAAAATGTCGACCGATCGTAGCTGCTTTGTACCTTGTTTGTAAGGCGCCGACCTTAACAGTATTGGTGAATTAGAGCACTGATGAATCACCGAGAGGAGAATCTTCCTCTGTTTTTTGCTCATTTGATTAGTCGCGTGCGTTCTAATCAGGTCAGGCagaagacgacgacgtcgtcgttggctTGCTTAGTGATTTcacacaaacaccaacacaGCACCGACTTTGCCAAAAGGTGTTACTATGCGGTTGCTCCGAAACACGATCCTGCATCGCAGTCGACCGTGAAAAGTTGCATGAGAAAGCGATAATGAAACGGGTCAATTCACTGCAACTACCACAGACCCTGCATTTTAGCGTTTCCTTGCAGACTTTCTTTTCGAAAGTGTAAACAAGGGATTAGTATCAAGACTTAGCTACcaaaatgattttaaataattcagGACCGTTAATACGCATAAATACGTGGCAAGCGAAAACAGATGAATATCTCTTAGGAGAGTGGAAAACTGTTTAAAGATAACTCAAAATAGCCACCCTGGCAACGTTCGAACGGTTTTACGGTTTAGGCACGATCCGAGGGCCGTAAACTTCGGAACATACCGGCGTGACCCCTCCACGAAATGATTCATCCATCGATCTTTTCGCGTTCCCCGAGAAGCAAGTCGTTATCAGCTGTGCACGGTCCGTAACGCTGATGATTTCTTGACCTTCGGTAATGTTGTTCAAACCGCGACATTTCTTATCTACTGACTTATTTTTATGCAACTAAGCCGAGAGACAATGTTACACAAAAAATAAGGAACACTTTCCTCCACAATATCAACGTGACCCATAATTGGGACACGCTTAATGCATTATTCGTTCCGCATCTCTTTTCAGAATCCTGTGGATGGTTCCAATTTATGCTCTTAATGCGGTAAGATCgcttcattttcctcgattcCGCCGCAGGCTTCTAAAAGTagtgtttgggtttttttccggCAGCTTCTCTGTCTCGTCTTTCCGCGCAAGTCAATCTACATGGACAGTATCCGCGAGTGCTACGAGGCGTACGTGATCTACAACTTTATGAAGTATCTGCTAAACTATCTCAACCTCAGCATGGATCTGGAAGTTGAGCTCGAGACGCAACCGCAAACGAAACACGTGTTTCCgctctgctggctggctccgtGGCCCATGGGAAGAGAGTTTGTCCACAACTGCAAACATGGCATCCTCCAGTACACGGTCGTACGTCCGCTGACCACTGTCATTGCGTGGTAGGTAGGCCCCAAATCGCACTTCACGATTTCTGGTGTTAAATTCCTTTGCCCCGTTCCCTTCGCCAAGCATTTGCCAACTCAAGCACGTATATGGCGAGGGTCAGTTTCGGGCCTCCGTTGCCTTTCCGTACCTGGTGTTCTTCAACAACTGCTCCCAATCGATAGCGATGTACTGTCTGATAATGTTCTACCGAGCGACACGCAACGAGTTGCGACCGATGCGGCCACTGCCAAAGTTTCTCTGCATCAAGGCggtcattttcttttccttcttgtAAGTTCACGATTGTGTTTATTAGCTGCTTAAGCCTGCGAAACTCACTCACTTTCCTCTCGTTCATGTCTTTCCCATCCAGCCAAAGTATCATCATCTATGGCCTCGTCTACTACGGCTTCATAAAGGACATTTTCGATACCGACACAACCGAGTTCGATTCGCAGCTCGAGCTATCGACGAAGCTGCAGAATTTTATCATCTGCTTCGAGATGCTGTTGGCCGCCCTGGCCCATCACTACAGCTTCTCGCACCATCCGTTCAAGCTAAATTTGCCCCTCAGCAGGCACACGGGCGGTGCCAGCATCAACGGTAGCACCAGTGGCCCGTGGTATTCCGCGTTTTGCAACATGCTCGACCTATCCGACGTGCGGCAGGACGTGTCGGAACACTTTGGCGAGATGGGCAGTTCGATTAGCCGTCGGTTGCGCGGCCGTAACGTGTACCAGGAAGCCCACTCGAGTGGCAGAAACTATGAGGGTGATTTTACCGGCACGGAGCGCGATTATCTCGTGCACGGGGCAAGCGGGACAAGCAATTTGCTCGCCAGCCAGTGCTACCAGAGCCGACAGCACTACTACGCTGCCGGAACGCCACAGTTCATAGATGCCGGTGCCAGTGGTTCGTCCAAAGGTGCTGCGGGTGTTCCCACCGGTCAGCAACGGTACGGTGCGATTGACGGTAGTGGCATCAGTATCGTGCGCCCCAAGGTGTCAAAGCTGGTCGACACACCGAACGAGGGGGCGCCGAAAATACCGAACATTTTCAACCGATTCCCCGACTCGAAGAATCTGAACCTTACCCTTAGCAAAACCCCCAGCTACGAGAATTTGCTTTCGCCGAAAAGTGAAACGCGCGGCATCGGTGGTGGAAAAGGACGGTCTAACCGTACGAAGGACACGGCAGGACCCCCCAGCAGTAACAGTGAGTCCAGCTCCATCAACCAGCGGGTACAGCGATCGGAAAGCAACAATGGCAGCGATTGGCTCAGTACGCCCGACGATGAGCTGGGTATCGACGTGCAGGGCCTGTCGAGTGATAATATCAATATCAATTCCAACAAACAAGTGTAGCTGCACGGCCACTATTTAAAGACCCGTTCTCTTCTACTAGCCACACGCCGTTAGCAGTATTGAGTTGCAGCTAAGGGGCCACGTTTGACTGTAAAGCAAACGccaacgatcgcgatcgtttaTCGGTGCCTTTCTTTTCTAACGGAAAGTGTGCCCGATGGGAGGGAAACTGGGTagaatgcatttttctttcgcccatcTGTTAACAGGCCGTCGGCGAAGGGGAAACCCTGCCAGACTATACTGAGTTggcaaaaacgaaaggaagcaAAGTGATCATAAAATCGTGTAATAATTCCATGCAAAATCCAACATCATAATCTcaatcgcgatcgcgccccATTTTTAACACATCTGTGGTAGCCAAAGGTGGAAAGCTCCGAGGGAGCGTACAGTGCTTTCTGCTTTTTCGTCGTGTGGACGTTGGTGAGATTTGATGCGTCTGTTTTTGGAGCACCCAACGGTCTTCAAACTGTTCGCATATCCGTGATTAATAAAGCGAATCGTGTAACCGTGTACTCTTAATACAACCAAACATTGTGCCCATTCGTTTTAAATTACATCAAGTACAATTTATTGGCTCCCCGAATTCACAACGAAACCAATCTGTACGCCCAAATGTCCATTTTCGATTCGCTTCACGCATCGATTTTAGTTCCGCAGTTCCACGAGGTGGCCCGTTAGCATGCGTGTTGCTTCTTGAGCGCTTGAACACACCGCCTCAGCGCGCTGTACGTGTTGATGCGACAGCCAATGCCCAGTTCGAAGACCGCCGTCAGAATCTGGGGTGCGTACTCCTGAAGGCACAGGGTGTACTCCGTCGTTTTGTCCAGGGCACTGTAAGCAACGGCCAGCACGTCGTGGTTAAGGCACTGCACAAACGCGGCCAACGCCGTGGCATTGGTCGAGCCACTGCCGGGATTCTGCTTCAGCCACCGTGCTACCAAATTGTGCGCCAGCTGGCGTATGTTGGGCGAAGGGTGCTGCACGAAGCGTACGACGTCGTCGAAGATGTCTTCGAGCAGTGCGGGCCGCTTGGCGGTCAGGGCATCGAGTTCCATCAGCGGAACACTCACTTCATCGACATCGCGCGATCGCAACACACCGACCAGTTCGGCCCAATGCATCGGCAGCGTGTCATTTTTTACGTACGGCGTCAGCATGAgtcctgctgcagcagcaattCCTTTCCGCCCGCGTCCACGACCGACCGCTGGCACCAGCTGCCGATCGCCGTTCGGCACCGGCGCGTTCCCGTCCCCGATCTGGGCCACACTGGCGAGCAGGTCCAAATCGGCCATAATATcgttcttcttcggcttctcGTCGGTACCGTTTCCTGGTGTGGCCTTCAGCATCGAAAGACCCTGCACGAGCTGTTGCAGCGAGTGCAGATCGAAGTGCTGATGCGCCAGCTCTCCCAGCACGTCGGCGTACTGCTCAACGAATGCGATCGCCGTCGGCGGGTTCGCGGCAATATACGCCTGCAGAAACTCGACGAACCGGAAGATGAGCGTGTAGCTTTCCTTGAACGTACCGTGGTGGCGCAACAGTTGACAGAAACAGTCGAGCGCATTGTGCAGCCCATCCCGGTAGCAGTCACGGAAGACGAGCGGGGCCAGAAGCTCGAGAATGCCCATCACCTGGTGGAACAGATGGAAGTGGTACTCCGAGCGCATCACGTGCAGGTCCATATGGGCGCGGCCTTGCAGCAGCGCCGCCAACACGGAGAGCTGCCGCAGCAGAAGCGTCGGATGGGAGGCGGCCAGCTTGCGCACGATCAGTTCCATTTCGGCCGACATCGTCTGAAAGTCGCGCGGATTGTTGAGGCTCGCGATCGTCGTGAGGACGTAGTAGGTGAATCTGTCCGCCACACACCCGCCCGTCGCATTCCTGACGTCCGCTTCGTACACACCGCCCCGGGTAGCCGTCGGGTTGGCGCCGCCAATGCTTCGGCCAACGTTTGGCAGCAGAAACTTCATCGGCGGCAGGTTAAGGTACAGTTGGTGGAGAAACTGTTTTCCCGCCGCGGTGCCTCCCACTCGGTGGCCCTCGACATAAGCGACCAGTCGCGGGAGCAGCCTGAACTTTGCCGGCAGACAGTGCAGCAACAGCCGAACGCGCTGGCCTAACCTACGGACCGATTCGTTGCCCGTCACCAGCCTGATTGTGcgttcctcttcctcctcggcCAGAATGTAATCGATGAAGGTGCACGCCTGATGCTCGCTCAGACTGACGATGTACTCGATCTGCTCGTGCTTCGGTACGGCCTTATCGCGGCCCTGCCACAACCGTGGGTTCCTCGTCAGCGTGTCTACAAAGTCCAGTACGGAGGCCGGATCGTACGAGGCATCGAAGGCACCCATCAGCAAGTCCACCGTTCGGTGGATCGTTGCCCAGCTGACCTGATGGCTCATCAGCGACAGTAAATACGGTCGCGAGTTGGCCAAACTTCGGCTAAACAGCAGCTCCATCTGTTGCTGCTTGTTGATGCGGATCAGCTCCGAGTCGGCATCGGCCACCCAATCGACCAGCAGCCCACACTTTTCGCCCTCCATCAACCAGTACGATCCTTCCAGCGCACCGTCGACCGGCATACGCTCGGCCGCAGGTTTCTCCGCCTTAATGCCACCCTTTCCTTTCAGCAACGTCGAAGCCACACTGATCAGTTCCTCGCGGCTTGTGCGCCGCAGCTGCTGGATGCCCTTACGTTCGACGTCCGCCGCCTTACTCGTCGTCAGGACGTCCAGCAGGCCACCAACCTCCGCACCGTTGGCCACGGGTTGTTGGCCGGGAAAACAACTCTGTGCTGTGTCTTTCTGGGCCGCTTGGAACAACTGTTGCCGCTTGCTGATCAACACCTCCAGCAGAACCGCGTTCGGCAGCGGATTTACGAACCGTACGATCTCGTCCAGCACGTGCAGCAGATACTTGAGGTTTTCGAACTTTTCCGGCGGCGTTTCGAGGAGCGCACGGAAGAAGCACACGATCTGCGCGTTCTGCACCATCGCCTTGATCAACCCCTGGCCCTGCGGGCTCTTCATCAGTCGACCAAGGTAGGCGACCGTTTTGTTAGCGGCATATTCTTGCGCCTTCGAGTGCCGGGACGAACGGGACGAGGAGCCACCGGTGTTCAGCAGCCGTTGGATGAGCTTCCGGTACTTGGCCATCGCCGTCGGACCGTTCAGCTTCACCGTTCCGGTGAGTACCAGTTCGACCGCGTCTTCGATTTCTTTCGTCTTTGAGCCCCCACCCGACGGTCGGGTGTCCGAGGACACGGACCGTCGCATGCTCGCTCCCGCCTCCGGTAGCAACTCGATGCGGTACGGTTCCATCACACCGGCCACGTTGGTTGCTGCCGCTTGAAGGGCCGCAGGTCCCAACTTCCGCTCACCACCAGAGTCGTCGACAGACGGCTGCAGTTCGAGTGCTTCGACGGAAATGTGCCCATTCTTGGCACCCCGAGCTTGCTGTATTTCTATCAACTGCGCCAGATAGCTCTTGTTGAGGATGGCCGCATTAACCGCATCGTACTGCACGATCACGGCCCGATCGAGTACGGCCAGCAGCTTCGACATCGAGGCGACCGGTGTGCCAAAGTTTTGCACAAACAGCACAATCTGATCGGG
It includes:
- the LOC128269705 gene encoding transmembrane protein 184C isoform X1; the encoded protein is MCVSFCVQWRIWLRPLLVILYILFVIIVVPLLIVDSVKDGFTHKGQLILIGGLFVLCAIPISIWQIAQHIIHFTQPLLQRHIIRILWMVPIYALNALLCLVFPRKSIYMDSIRECYEAYVIYNFMKYLLNYLNLSMDLEVELETQPQTKHVFPLCWLAPWPMGREFVHNCKHGILQYTVVRPLTTVIACICQLKHVYGEGQFRASVAFPYLVFFNNCSQSIAMYCLIMFYRATRNELRPMRPLPKFLCIKAVIFFSFFQSIIIYGLVYYGFIKDIFDTDTTEFDSQLELSTKLQNFIICFEMLLAALAHHYSFSHHPFKLNLPLSRHTGGASINGSTSGPWYSAFCNMLDLSDVRQDVSEHFGEMGSSISRRLRGRNVYQEAHSSGRNYEGDFTGTERDYLVHGASGTSNLLASQCYQSRQHYYAAGTPQFIDAGASGSSKGAAGVPTGQQRYGAIDGSGISIVRPKVSKLVDTPNEGAPKIPNIFNRFPDSKNLNLTLSKTPSYENLLSPKSETRGIGGGKGRSNRTKDTAGPPSSNSESSSINQRVQRSESNNGSDWLSTPDDELGIDVQGLSSDNININSNKQV
- the LOC128269705 gene encoding transmembrane protein 184C isoform X2; this encodes MVPIYALNALLCLVFPRKSIYMDSIRECYEAYVIYNFMKYLLNYLNLSMDLEVELETQPQTKHVFPLCWLAPWPMGREFVHNCKHGILQYTVVRPLTTVIACICQLKHVYGEGQFRASVAFPYLVFFNNCSQSIAMYCLIMFYRATRNELRPMRPLPKFLCIKAVIFFSFFQSIIIYGLVYYGFIKDIFDTDTTEFDSQLELSTKLQNFIICFEMLLAALAHHYSFSHHPFKLNLPLSRHTGGASINGSTSGPWYSAFCNMLDLSDVRQDVSEHFGEMGSSISRRLRGRNVYQEAHSSGRNYEGDFTGTERDYLVHGASGTSNLLASQCYQSRQHYYAAGTPQFIDAGASGSSKGAAGVPTGQQRYGAIDGSGISIVRPKVSKLVDTPNEGAPKIPNIFNRFPDSKNLNLTLSKTPSYENLLSPKSETRGIGGGKGRSNRTKDTAGPPSSNSESSSINQRVQRSESNNGSDWLSTPDDELGIDVQGLSSDNININSNKQV